Part of the Pseudomonas sp. ADAK13 genome is shown below.
TCGCGCCTCACGCCCAGGCCTGGGAAAAAGCCGGCTGGATCGACGATGCCCTGGTCGCCAAGATGGGCGAACTGGGGTTGCTGGGGATGGTCGTCCCCGAGGAATGGGGCGGCACCTACGTCGACTACGTGGCCTACGCCCTGGCAGTGGAAGAGATCTCCGCCGGCGATGGCGCGACCGGCGCACTGATGAGTATCCATAATTCAGTCGGTTGCGGGCCAATTCTCAACTACGGCTCACAAGCGCAAAAGGAAACCTGGCTGGCGGAACTGGCCAGCGGCCAGGCTATCGGCTGCTTCTGCCTGACCGAACCCCAGGCCGGTTCCGAAGCCCACAACCTGCGCACCCGTGCCGAACTGCGGGACGGCCAGTGGGTGATCAACGGCGCCAAGCAGTTCGTCAGCAACGGCAAGCGCGCCAAGCTGGCGATCGTGTTTGCGGTGACCGACCCGGAACTCGGCAAGAAAGGCATCTCGGCCTTCCTGGTGCCTACCAACACCCCGGGCTTCGTGGTGGACCGTACCGAACACAAGATGGGCATTCGTGCCTCGGACACCTGCGCCGTCACCCTCAACCAATGCAGCGTGCCCGAAGCCAAC
Proteins encoded:
- a CDS encoding acyl-CoA dehydrogenase family protein, coding for MQDIEFTEEQVMIRDMARDFARGEIAPHAQAWEKAGWIDDALVAKMGELGLLGMVVPEEWGGTYVDYVAYALAVEEISAGDGATGALMSIHNSVGCGPILNYGSQAQKETWLAELASGQAIGCFCLTEPQAGSEAHNLRTRAELRDGQWVINGAKQFVSNGKRAKLAIVFAVTDPELGKKGISAFLVPTNTPGFVVDRTEHKMGIRASDTCAVTLNQCSVPEANLLGERGKGLAIALSNLEGGRIGIAAQALGIARAAFEAALAYARDRVQFDKAIIEHQSVANLLADMQTRLNAARLLILHAARLRSAGKPCLSEASQAKLFASEMAEKVCSSAMQIHGGYGYLEDYPVERYYRDARITQIYEGTSEIQRMVIARELKNYQL